One Terriglobales bacterium genomic region harbors:
- a CDS encoding MFS transporter translates to MRIHNLAVNSNDIVGNSAESPGAVRLDIGRIIDDGPFTRFQKTVALLAAAAVIMDGFDGQLIGFAIPVIAQEWSVARSTFAPVVAAGLLGMGIGSACAGIIGDRFGRRVALVGSVLMFGIATSVVGLAPNLFVIGMLRFFAGLGLGGALPTATTFVAEFAPRRRRTVAITATIVCVPLGGMLAGLFSGYVLPHSGWRPLFLVGGAFPVFMAILLMFNLPESPRFLARRRERWAELSSILGRFGVRPPAEAVYCDEAEQVREQHYGLSSLLAPDYRRDSVALWSAFFLSMLTIYSAFSWLPTMLVSSGLSTAVASAGLTAYNAGGVLGALLCAMAIARYGSRIPLLLCCLAGAISALMLTQLGFRDHSMLLIFGLGVHGLFVNAVQSTMFALCAYVYSTSVRATGTATAAMFGRLGAVTSSFAGAAAIASLGPSGYLAMLGLTMLLVLAALAAIRHHLPSVMDGKSH, encoded by the coding sequence ATGCGAATCCATAACCTTGCGGTTAATTCGAATGATATCGTTGGAAACTCGGCCGAGTCTCCGGGCGCGGTGCGCCTCGATATCGGACGTATCATCGATGACGGACCCTTCACGAGATTCCAGAAAACTGTAGCGCTACTTGCGGCGGCGGCTGTCATCATGGACGGCTTTGACGGGCAACTGATCGGTTTTGCTATCCCGGTGATTGCGCAGGAATGGAGTGTCGCTCGATCCACTTTTGCCCCCGTGGTCGCCGCTGGATTGCTGGGCATGGGTATTGGGAGTGCGTGCGCAGGAATCATTGGCGATCGGTTTGGCAGGCGAGTGGCTCTAGTCGGCAGTGTATTGATGTTTGGCATCGCAACCTCTGTGGTGGGGCTTGCACCCAATCTGTTTGTAATCGGCATGCTTAGATTCTTCGCGGGATTGGGCCTTGGAGGAGCGCTCCCAACGGCCACTACCTTCGTGGCGGAGTTTGCGCCGCGACGCCGTCGCACCGTCGCAATTACCGCCACCATTGTTTGTGTGCCATTGGGAGGCATGTTGGCGGGGCTTTTCTCGGGTTATGTGTTACCTCACTCGGGATGGCGTCCACTGTTTCTGGTTGGCGGTGCGTTCCCGGTTTTTATGGCGATTCTTTTGATGTTCAACTTACCCGAATCTCCGCGATTCCTGGCGCGCCGCCGAGAGCGCTGGGCAGAGCTTTCGTCGATACTGGGCCGCTTTGGCGTTAGGCCGCCAGCAGAAGCCGTCTATTGCGATGAAGCCGAACAGGTGCGAGAGCAACACTATGGCCTTTCCTCTCTACTTGCGCCCGATTACCGACGCGATTCCGTTGCACTTTGGTCCGCCTTCTTTCTGTCGATGCTGACGATCTACAGTGCGTTCAGTTGGCTTCCGACCATGCTCGTGTCGTCGGGGCTGAGCACAGCGGTTGCTTCAGCAGGACTGACTGCGTATAACGCGGGCGGCGTCCTGGGCGCCTTGCTGTGTGCTATGGCCATTGCACGATACGGCTCTCGCATCCCGCTGCTGCTGTGTTGCCTTGCTGGAGCGATCAGCGCATTGATGCTTACCCAGCTGGGCTTTCGAGATCACAGCATGCTATTGATCTTCGGCCTGGGCGTACACGGCCTTTTCGTGAACGCCGTGCAGAGCACCATGTTCGCCCTCTGTGCTTACGTTTATTCCACCAGTGTGAGAGCGACGGGTACTGCTACGGCGGCCATGTTTGGGAGACTGGGTGCCGTAACCAGCAGTTTTGCGGGAGCCGCTGCAATAGCCTCTCTGGGGCCGTCTGGATACCTAGCTATGTTGGGCCTGACCATGCTCTTAGTGCTCGCGGCCTTAGCGGCAATCCGGCA
- a CDS encoding substrate-binding domain-containing protein, with product MHFYFERKSRYVLLVFCLAAIAGHAQEIKVMTSGGFSAAYRQLMAQYSSEHGIRFETISGPSMGSSPTAIPSRLHRGETADVIIMVRESLDALVKNGEVIDGSTTDLARSRIGMAVRAGAAKPDISSVEAFRQTLLRARSVAYSDSASGEYIKNDLYKRLGIEKEMAAKSRQIQAEPVGMVVARGEADLGFQQMSELIPISGITIVGPIPEELQKTTVFSAGIAKRSTAPESARVFIHYLASPAACELIKEAALDPIACLPSPSLPKEVTRPNPQLTIPYGAPISVENAKKAAAAAVAEANKNNWRMAIAVTDVGGELVYFEKVEGTQTASVQIAIDKARSTVLFKRPTKWFEDELASQGIGLRVLGLRGAVPVDGGVPLVVDGRVVGGIGISGGTNRQDGHCAETGAAALK from the coding sequence ATGCATTTCTATTTCGAAAGAAAATCACGATACGTGCTGCTGGTGTTCTGCCTGGCTGCGATAGCTGGGCATGCGCAGGAGATCAAAGTCATGACATCGGGAGGATTTTCCGCTGCGTACCGGCAGTTGATGGCACAGTACTCGAGTGAGCACGGGATAAGGTTCGAGACGATATCCGGTCCATCTATGGGAAGCAGTCCCACTGCGATCCCAAGCCGTCTGCATCGCGGAGAAACTGCGGACGTGATCATCATGGTGCGTGAATCGCTCGATGCACTGGTCAAAAACGGAGAGGTGATCGATGGCAGCACGACCGATCTTGCGCGCTCAAGAATCGGAATGGCAGTGCGCGCTGGAGCAGCCAAGCCCGACATCAGTTCGGTTGAGGCTTTCCGGCAGACACTTTTGCGAGCAAGGTCGGTTGCATATTCAGATAGTGCGAGCGGCGAGTACATAAAGAACGATCTTTACAAAAGACTGGGCATCGAGAAGGAAATGGCTGCGAAAAGTCGACAGATTCAGGCGGAGCCAGTTGGAATGGTCGTAGCTCGCGGTGAGGCTGATCTTGGATTTCAGCAGATGAGCGAACTGATACCTATAAGCGGCATAACGATTGTAGGTCCGATACCCGAAGAGTTGCAGAAGACGACGGTCTTCTCAGCTGGGATAGCTAAAAGGAGTACCGCGCCAGAATCTGCTCGCGTGTTTATTCACTATCTAGCATCGCCCGCAGCCTGTGAGTTAATCAAGGAGGCGGCTCTCGACCCAATTGCCTGCTTGCCCTCACCGAGTTTGCCGAAAGAAGTCACACGCCCGAATCCACAATTAACGATTCCTTACGGGGCACCCATAAGCGTGGAGAATGCGAAGAAGGCTGCTGCAGCAGCGGTGGCGGAGGCGAACAAGAACAACTGGCGTATGGCGATCGCCGTTACGGATGTTGGGGGAGAGTTGGTGTATTTCGAGAAGGTAGAGGGTACACAAACAGCGAGCGTACAGATCGCAATCGACAAAGCACGTTCCACGGTGCTTTTCAAACGTCCGACAAAATGGTTTGAAGATGAGCTTGCCTCGCAAGGTATCGGACTACGTGTACTCGGTCTCCGCGGTGCCGTTCCGGTCGACGGCGGTGTGCCGCTAGTTGTGGACGGTAGAGTGGTAGGTGGCATAGGCATTTCCGGTGGCACGAACCGGCAGGATGGGCATTGCGCAGAAACAGGCGCTGCCGCGCTGAAATAA
- a CDS encoding peptidyl-alpha-hydroxyglycine alpha-amidating lyase family protein — MRLIVLLLGTFSLTVAAQEASKAVPASGQQSASATNPTFKGSIAPNPYREIKDWAKLPDDRIWGHVFGVGTDSKGNVWVLDRCMETSCVNSMQVPPILQFDSNGNFIKSIGTGLFVFPHSLYVDHEDNIWVADCGVKNGIGNQVFKLSPDGKVLLTLGEKGVLGGRPENFVGPTDVVVAPNGDIIVADGHAAIALGGGEFYGNTSTSERSRMRVMRFSKEGKLLRVFGKEGRGPGEFDMPHGVALDSKGRIFIADRGNNRVQIFDPDGNFLEEWKQFGKACGLYIDKDDHLYVVDSDSNYDLWDWKYSVDDPPKCADCVKRIPRVPDVGLHNTEFSQGVRIGSVLDGIVRAFIPPDMGPEGPTTLTERITVDAQGRVFLADARTMNLRVFVKK, encoded by the coding sequence ATGAGACTTATCGTTCTTCTACTCGGTACTTTCAGTTTGACTGTGGCAGCCCAAGAGGCCTCGAAGGCGGTACCAGCCAGTGGTCAGCAGTCTGCTTCGGCTACAAATCCGACATTCAAGGGAAGCATCGCTCCAAATCCCTATCGAGAAATCAAAGACTGGGCCAAGCTTCCTGACGATAGGATTTGGGGACACGTATTCGGCGTGGGCACCGACAGCAAAGGCAATGTGTGGGTGCTTGACCGTTGCATGGAGACCAGTTGTGTCAATTCCATGCAGGTGCCGCCGATTCTACAGTTCGATTCCAACGGCAACTTCATCAAGAGCATCGGTACCGGACTTTTCGTGTTCCCGCATAGCCTCTACGTTGATCATGAGGATAACATCTGGGTTGCTGATTGCGGCGTGAAGAACGGGATTGGTAACCAGGTGTTCAAGCTGAGTCCCGATGGCAAAGTCCTTCTGACATTAGGTGAGAAGGGAGTGCTAGGGGGACGCCCAGAAAACTTTGTTGGCCCCACTGATGTCGTCGTAGCTCCGAACGGAGACATCATTGTCGCGGACGGTCATGCTGCGATCGCGCTGGGCGGAGGTGAGTTCTACGGCAACACGTCCACTTCAGAGCGTTCGCGCATGCGTGTGATGCGCTTCTCCAAAGAAGGCAAACTGCTCCGGGTGTTTGGAAAAGAGGGAAGAGGCCCCGGTGAGTTCGACATGCCGCATGGCGTGGCACTGGATTCAAAGGGCCGGATCTTTATCGCCGACCGAGGAAACAATCGCGTTCAGATCTTCGACCCAGACGGCAATTTCCTGGAAGAGTGGAAGCAATTCGGCAAAGCTTGCGGACTTTACATAGACAAAGATGACCACCTGTATGTGGTTGACAGCGACTCCAACTACGACCTGTGGGACTGGAAATACTCCGTCGATGATCCCCCGAAGTGCGCCGATTGTGTGAAGCGGATACCACGCGTTCCAGATGTTGGACTCCATAACACTGAGTTCTCCCAAGGGGTGCGTATTGGCAGCGTGCTGGATGGGATTGTGAGAGCGTTCATTCCGCCCGATATGGGGCCGGAGGGACCCACGACACTGACCGAACGGATCACGGTTGACGCACAAGGCCGGGTTTTCCTCGCCGATGCTCGAACCATGAACCTGAGAGTTTTCGTGAAGAAATAG
- a CDS encoding cytochrome c: MKAIGLLFMFAFSLLLGACSQKGDATRGKRLFDSTCDVCHYANSTKARAGPGFAGLYKQRALLDGTPVNDKNVERWIRQGSRLMPGYRNAITPEEMRDLLAYLKTL; encoded by the coding sequence ATGAAAGCCATTGGCCTACTTTTCATGTTCGCTTTCTCGCTCCTGCTTGGCGCATGTTCGCAGAAGGGAGACGCGACTCGCGGGAAGCGCCTGTTTGACTCCACGTGCGACGTCTGCCACTATGCGAATTCAACGAAGGCGAGGGCGGGCCCAGGTTTCGCGGGGCTCTACAAGCAAAGGGCGTTGTTGGATGGCACGCCTGTCAACGACAAAAATGTCGAGCGCTGGATCCGCCAAGGTAGCAGGCTGATGCCTGGCTACAGGAATGCGATTACTCCCGAGGAGATGCGGGATCTGCTGGCGTATCTCAAGACGCTATAA